From the Chitinolyticbacter meiyuanensis genome, one window contains:
- a CDS encoding VanZ family protein, whose amino-acid sequence MTIAALTVIRISMLAKSLFALWAAAIWIGSLWPLTAPVAPGGDKLHHFVGYGVLALLGMWAVRRPWPVWIGATLMGIAVEFAQLLTPFRQFEALDMLANGSGAALGVLLWLLAALALRRRAS is encoded by the coding sequence ATGACCATCGCGGCCCTCACCGTCATCAGGATTTCCATGCTCGCCAAGTCCCTCTTCGCCCTCTGGGCCGCCGCCATCTGGATCGGTTCACTGTGGCCGCTCACCGCGCCCGTCGCCCCCGGCGGCGACAAGCTGCATCACTTTGTCGGCTATGGTGTGCTCGCCCTGCTCGGCATGTGGGCCGTGCGCCGGCCCTGGCCGGTATGGATCGGCGCCACGCTGATGGGCATCGCTGTCGAGTTCGCCCAGTTGCTCACGCCATTCCGCCAGTTCGAAGCGCTCGATATGCTGGCCAATGGCAGCGGCGCCGCGCTCGGCGTGTTGCTCTGGCTGTTGGCCGCGCTCGCGCTGCGCCGCCGCGCCTCGTAG
- the rpsB gene encoding 30S ribosomal protein S2 yields the protein MSISMREMLEAGVHFGHQTRYWHPKMGQFIFGARNKIHIINLEKTLPLLEDALKYVRRLSANKGSVLFVGTKRQAREIVAEEAQRAGAPFVSHRWLGGMLTNFKTVKQSIKRLEELQAVLADENSGYGKKELLDITREVEKLERSLGGIKDMKGLPDAIFIIDTGYQHGTVVEAKKLGIPVIGVVDTNNDPQGIDYVIPGNDDSSRAIRLYARAVADAVLEGRNQAVTEIVEAAAEVQA from the coding sequence ATGTCGATCAGCATGCGCGAAATGCTCGAGGCCGGTGTTCACTTCGGCCACCAAACCCGTTACTGGCACCCGAAGATGGGTCAATTCATCTTCGGCGCTCGCAACAAGATCCACATCATCAATCTGGAAAAGACCCTGCCGCTGCTTGAAGACGCGCTGAAGTACGTGCGTCGCCTGTCGGCCAACAAGGGTTCGGTGCTGTTTGTCGGTACCAAGCGCCAGGCCCGCGAAATCGTCGCTGAAGAAGCACAACGCGCCGGCGCTCCGTTCGTCTCGCATCGTTGGCTCGGCGGCATGCTGACCAACTTCAAGACGGTCAAGCAATCGATCAAGCGCCTGGAAGAACTGCAAGCCGTGCTGGCTGATGAAAACAGCGGCTACGGCAAGAAGGAACTGCTGGACATCACCCGCGAAGTCGAGAAGCTTGAGCGCTCGCTCGGCGGCATCAAGGACATGAAGGGCCTGCCGGACGCCATCTTCATCATCGATACCGGCTACCAGCACGGCACCGTGGTCGAAGCCAAGAAGCTCGGCATCCCGGTCATCGGCGTGGTCGATACCAACAACGACCCGCAAGGCATCGACTACGTGATCCCGGGCAACGACGATTCGTCGCGCGCCATCCGCCTGTATGCCCGTGCCGTGGCCGACGCTGTACTGGAAGGCCGCAACCAGGCTGTGACCGAAATCGTCGAAGCGGCTGCTGAAGTCCAGGCGTAA
- a CDS encoding MlaD family protein, with translation MKLLKDTDPRFQWLSWRVGAFVGSALMLVLVVIALLGYKQGYFVPKNRLHFVAENGNGMVAGMQVRLSGFKIGVVDRVALNDQAKVDVELLIEERHMKWIKPDSTALMQQEGLIGDHYIEIAGGSPNAKPVEDGAKLTYAPTLGLSEIALDLRQRTIPVIDSVQSTLDYLNDPQGDLRGTVANVRKLTEELSTTRAAIDQLLANLDKLSGEQVPQAVAQLQGTLQRTERIAAEVEGKLPGVMDKLDGTLKEAQGAASEARAAATTARKAVDEAAPRLPSLVRNADDLVSTGNDVLDGASRSWPLKLWLTPNDASAPVAASRE, from the coding sequence ATGAAACTGCTTAAGGACACCGATCCCCGTTTCCAGTGGCTGAGCTGGCGCGTTGGCGCCTTCGTTGGCAGCGCACTGATGCTGGTGCTGGTGGTGATCGCGCTGCTGGGCTACAAGCAAGGCTACTTCGTGCCCAAGAACCGGCTGCACTTCGTGGCCGAGAACGGCAACGGCATGGTCGCCGGCATGCAGGTGCGGCTGTCGGGTTTCAAGATCGGCGTGGTCGACCGGGTGGCGCTGAATGATCAGGCCAAGGTCGATGTCGAGCTCCTGATCGAGGAGCGCCACATGAAATGGATCAAGCCCGATTCGACTGCGCTGATGCAGCAGGAAGGCTTGATCGGCGACCATTACATCGAGATCGCCGGTGGCAGCCCCAATGCCAAGCCGGTGGAGGATGGCGCCAAGCTCACCTACGCGCCAACGCTCGGGCTGTCGGAAATCGCCCTCGACCTGCGCCAGCGCACCATCCCGGTGATCGATTCGGTGCAGAGCACGCTTGACTACCTGAATGATCCACAAGGCGACCTGCGTGGCACGGTAGCCAATGTGCGCAAGCTGACCGAGGAACTCAGCACCACGCGCGCCGCCATCGACCAACTGCTGGCCAACCTGGACAAGCTGTCCGGCGAACAGGTGCCGCAGGCCGTGGCGCAATTGCAGGGCACCTTGCAGCGCACCGAACGGATCGCTGCCGAAGTCGAAGGCAAGCTGCCCGGCGTGATGGACAAGCTCGATGGCACCCTGAAGGAAGCGCAAGGCGCCGCCAGCGAAGCGCGCGCCGCCGCGACCACCGCGCGCAAGGCGGTGGACGAGGCCGCGCCGCGCCTGCCGTCGCTGGTGCGCAATGCCGATGATCTTGTCAGTACCGGCAACGATGTGCTCGACGGCGCCAGCCGCAGCTGGCCGCTCAAACTGTGGCTCACGCCCAACGATGCCTCGGCGCCGGTCGCCGCGAGCCGGGAGTAG
- a CDS encoding carbonic anhydrase, whose translation MQKLFDGTRRFRTDTFPRRRELFDRLSAQQQPEVLFITCSDSRIDPNLLTHTEPGDIFVLRNAGNIVPPHGASSGGEEATIDYAVQVLGVAHIVVCGHSDCGAMKGLLHPEKLDELPTVGRWLAHAEATRSVVRCTCHDRPDHEKLDEAIRQNVRVQLNHLRTIPSVNARLAQGRLQLHGWVYDIASGQVHVVDELTGRYIASADAALATN comes from the coding sequence ATGCAGAAGCTGTTCGACGGTACCCGCCGTTTCCGCACCGATACCTTCCCACGTCGCCGCGAATTGTTCGACCGACTCTCGGCGCAGCAGCAGCCGGAAGTGCTGTTCATCACCTGCTCCGATTCGCGCATCGATCCCAACCTGCTGACCCACACCGAACCCGGCGATATCTTCGTGCTGCGCAACGCCGGCAACATCGTGCCGCCGCACGGCGCCAGCAGCGGCGGCGAGGAGGCGACCATCGACTACGCGGTGCAGGTGCTGGGCGTGGCGCACATCGTGGTCTGCGGCCATTCCGATTGCGGGGCGATGAAGGGCCTGCTGCACCCGGAAAAGCTCGATGAACTGCCCACGGTCGGCCGCTGGCTGGCCCATGCCGAGGCCACCCGTAGCGTGGTGCGCTGCACCTGCCATGATCGGCCGGATCATGAAAAGCTCGATGAAGCGATCCGCCAGAATGTCCGGGTGCAACTCAACCACCTGCGCACCATCCCGTCAGTGAATGCCCGTCTGGCTCAGGGCCGGCTGCAGCTCCATGGCTGGGTGTACGACATCGCCTCGGGCCAGGTCCATGTGGTCGACGAGCTCACCGGTCGCTACATCGCCAGTGCCGATGCGGCGCTGGCCACCAACTGA
- a CDS encoding SulP family inorganic anion transporter translates to MQASNSSIAVDDLDTVLGLPSDSDVRFQQQQRQRGEGWLAGVLGWRRTAAADTLASVVVFLVALPLCMGIAIASGVPAATGILTGIIGALIVGPLAGSPLLVSGPAAGLAVINWELVQQHGIMALGPVVLAAGLMQMAAGSLRLGQWFRAVSPSVIHGMLAGIGVSIVAAQLYIMLDMKPLGNGLRNLSSYPEQLGTVLAGLVAAPASLLAPVNGSSAHLAGLVGVVTIVLMVAWGKFAPRSMKLMPAPLVAVIGGSLFAGVLALPIRYVDVPANLLEGVNLISPLEMPRLLSGELLMAALAMAFIASAETLLSAVAVDKLHDGARTKYSKELFAQGVGNTLCGLLGALPMTGVIARSSANVQAGAKSRGSTILHGVWLLLFVALLPFVLRSVPIASLAAVLVVIGCKLISPKDIVKLKEFGKVELGIYLVTLLAIVCSDLLDGVILGIGLAFGKLLYDLLHLETRLRIDQASRRAVLKLKGAATFVRLPTLAKSLEQVPHDVELHVNIRELSYIDPACLELLEDWGHQHRATGGSVVIEWDSLLAKYRRNTRTGLQQLHGSVASQPAKA, encoded by the coding sequence ATGCAAGCAAGCAATTCGTCCATCGCGGTCGATGACCTCGACACCGTGCTCGGTTTGCCCAGCGACAGCGACGTGCGCTTCCAGCAGCAACAGCGACAGCGCGGTGAAGGCTGGCTGGCTGGCGTGCTGGGCTGGCGGCGCACTGCCGCCGCAGACACGCTGGCGTCGGTGGTGGTGTTCCTGGTGGCGCTGCCGTTGTGCATGGGCATCGCCATTGCCTCGGGCGTGCCGGCTGCCACCGGCATTCTCACCGGCATCATCGGCGCGCTGATCGTCGGTCCGCTGGCGGGCTCGCCGCTGCTGGTGAGCGGGCCGGCAGCGGGGCTGGCGGTGATCAACTGGGAACTGGTGCAGCAGCACGGCATCATGGCACTGGGCCCGGTGGTGCTGGCTGCCGGCCTGATGCAGATGGCGGCCGGCTCGCTGCGGCTGGGCCAGTGGTTCCGCGCGGTGTCGCCCTCAGTGATCCACGGCATGCTGGCCGGAATCGGCGTTTCCATCGTCGCGGCGCAGCTCTACATCATGCTGGACATGAAGCCGCTGGGGAACGGCCTGCGCAACCTGTCCAGCTATCCCGAGCAGCTCGGCACCGTGTTGGCCGGGCTGGTGGCGGCGCCGGCCAGTCTGCTGGCTCCGGTCAATGGTTCCAGCGCGCATCTGGCTGGCCTCGTCGGCGTGGTGACCATCGTGCTGATGGTGGCCTGGGGCAAATTTGCGCCCAGGTCGATGAAGCTGATGCCGGCGCCACTGGTAGCGGTGATCGGCGGTTCGCTGTTCGCTGGCGTACTGGCTTTGCCGATTCGCTACGTGGACGTGCCGGCCAACCTGCTGGAAGGGGTGAACCTGATCAGCCCGCTGGAAATGCCCAGGCTGCTGTCGGGCGAGCTCCTGATGGCTGCGCTCGCCATGGCCTTCATTGCCAGCGCGGAGACGCTGCTGTCGGCGGTGGCGGTCGACAAGCTGCATGATGGCGCGCGCACCAAGTATTCCAAGGAGCTGTTTGCCCAGGGCGTGGGCAATACCTTGTGCGGATTGCTGGGTGCGTTGCCGATGACCGGCGTGATCGCCCGTTCCAGCGCCAACGTGCAGGCGGGCGCGAAGAGCCGCGGCTCGACCATCCTGCACGGCGTGTGGCTGCTGTTGTTCGTTGCCCTGTTGCCTTTCGTGCTGCGCAGCGTGCCCATTGCCAGCCTGGCGGCGGTGCTGGTGGTGATCGGCTGCAAGCTGATCAGCCCCAAGGATATCGTCAAGCTCAAGGAATTCGGCAAGGTGGAGCTCGGCATCTACCTGGTGACGCTGCTCGCCATCGTATGCTCGGACCTGCTCGACGGCGTGATCCTCGGCATCGGCCTTGCCTTTGGCAAGCTGCTGTACGACCTGCTGCATCTGGAAACGCGGCTGCGCATCGACCAGGCGTCACGCCGCGCGGTGCTCAAGCTCAAGGGCGCGGCCACCTTTGTGCGGCTGCCGACGCTGGCCAAGTCGCTGGAGCAGGTGCCGCACGATGTGGAGCTGCACGTGAACATCCGCGAACTCAGCTACATCGATCCGGCTTGCCTGGAACTCCTGGAGGATTGGGGACACCAACATCGCGCCACGGGGGGCTCGGTCGTGATCGAGTGGGATTCGTTGCTCGCCAAGTACCGGCGCAATACCCGCACCGGGTTGCAGCAGTTGCACGGCAGCGTGGCATCTCAGCCCGCCAAGGCTTGA
- a CDS encoding response regulator → MRILLVEDHKTLAEAIVTALKQAGFAVDHAVDGAEADHVLLTQSYQLVVLDLALPRLDGWEVLRRLRNRRNRVPVLILTAHGAIEDRVRGLDLGADDYLAKPFELAELEARARALIRRAHGLEQAQLAYGSLGYDTLGRLFTLKGSPLALTPREHSVLELLMLRAGRAVAKETLTDQVFGMESGSAEAIEIYVHRLRRKLSDADVGIVTLRGIGYMLEAQAAA, encoded by the coding sequence ATGCGCATCCTGCTGGTTGAAGATCACAAGACCCTGGCAGAAGCCATCGTCACGGCGCTGAAGCAGGCAGGCTTCGCAGTCGATCACGCGGTCGATGGTGCCGAAGCCGACCATGTACTGCTCACCCAGTCCTATCAACTGGTCGTGCTCGATCTCGCATTGCCCCGGCTCGATGGCTGGGAGGTATTGCGCCGTCTGCGCAACCGGCGCAATCGCGTGCCGGTGCTGATCCTGACCGCCCACGGTGCCATCGAAGACCGGGTGCGCGGTCTCGATCTCGGTGCCGACGACTATCTCGCCAAACCGTTCGAGCTCGCCGAGCTGGAAGCCCGCGCCCGCGCGCTGATCCGCCGCGCCCATGGGCTGGAACAGGCCCAGCTGGCCTACGGCTCGCTCGGCTACGACACACTGGGCCGGCTGTTCACGCTCAAGGGCAGCCCGCTGGCGCTCACGCCACGCGAGCACTCGGTGCTGGAGCTCTTGATGCTGCGCGCCGGCCGCGCGGTGGCCAAGGAAACGCTGACCGACCAGGTGTTCGGCATGGAATCGGGCAGTGCCGAAGCGATCGAGATCTATGTACACCGGCTACGCCGCAAGCTCAGCGACGCCGATGTCGGCATCGTCACCCTGCGTGGCATCGGCTACATGCTCGAAGCGCAAGCGGCAGCATGA
- a CDS encoding Smr/MutS family protein, producing MDDDAKRLLKQLKKTLRAVPAPVVRPATPPPPSDHELFLAAVAGAKPISWDRYIHPPKRPSPWPLQRWQDEARVMSEAMSDFWPWDELESGEELLYLRPGMKLDTLKRLRRGEWVVQAELDLHGHTVDTGRLAVAEFLLGCRHRNHRCVRVIHGKGLGSKQKQPVLKLKLKNWLAQRDEVLAFAQARSVDGGSGAVLVLLKGWREH from the coding sequence ATGGACGACGACGCCAAGCGCCTGCTCAAGCAACTGAAGAAAACGCTGCGCGCGGTACCCGCGCCGGTCGTGCGGCCGGCAACGCCACCACCACCGAGCGATCACGAGCTGTTCCTCGCCGCGGTGGCGGGTGCCAAGCCCATCAGCTGGGATCGCTACATCCACCCACCCAAGCGGCCCAGCCCCTGGCCGCTGCAACGCTGGCAGGACGAAGCGCGCGTGATGTCCGAGGCGATGAGCGATTTCTGGCCTTGGGATGAGCTGGAAAGCGGCGAGGAACTGCTCTACCTGCGGCCAGGCATGAAACTCGACACGCTCAAGCGGTTGCGTCGTGGCGAATGGGTGGTACAGGCAGAGCTCGACCTGCATGGCCATACCGTCGACACCGGGCGGCTGGCGGTTGCCGAATTCCTGTTGGGCTGCCGCCACCGCAACCATCGCTGCGTGCGGGTCATCCATGGCAAGGGTCTGGGCTCGAAGCAGAAGCAGCCGGTGCTCAAGCTCAAACTGAAGAACTGGCTGGCGCAGCGCGACGAAGTACTGGCCTTTGCTCAGGCCCGCTCGGTCGACGGCGGCAGTGGCGCGGTGCTGGTACTGCTCAAGGGCTGGCGCGAGCACTAA
- a CDS encoding sensor histidine kinase — protein MTPRSLRRRLAVALLLPMLLVLVLDAVIVYHRALEGAYTGFDRTLYASARSILDGISLRRGELHVALPHEALEYFDDSAAVRVFYRISDERGLLLTGYGDLPHPEGPAPELYQPRYYDADYHGERLRLIAMRQPVHAVAAMPSRVVWVIVGESGELRRAFARSMLLDALWRQGLLMALMTAIVLAALRRGLAPLWLLTREVRGRGEDDLAPFPTQQRPEELMPLVAALNQYLERLRRMLKARQRFFTDAAHQLKTPLAVLTAQAELAEREPDSRSMRGRLGTMRRSLEDASHGVGQLLKLARLEQDATGPLPLTVLDLSAALRQCALDWVALARRQGVDLGLGDCASLLVRSHPSLLQDMVGNLIDNAIRYAGPGSAITLSVERDAECAVIVVVDNGPGIPPAERELVFSRFHRGSTAQGDGSGLGLAIVAEVAARHQAQVQLDDSPGGGLTVRIALPLAAPWPVLT, from the coding sequence ATGACCCCGCGCAGCCTGCGGCGGCGCCTGGCGGTCGCCTTGCTGCTGCCGATGCTGCTGGTGCTGGTGCTCGACGCGGTCATCGTCTATCACCGGGCGCTGGAAGGTGCCTACACCGGGTTCGATCGCACGCTGTATGCCTCGGCACGCAGCATCCTCGACGGTATCTCCCTACGCCGTGGCGAGCTGCATGTGGCCTTGCCGCATGAGGCGCTCGAATACTTCGACGACAGCGCAGCGGTGCGGGTGTTCTACCGCATTAGCGACGAGCGCGGCCTGCTGCTCACCGGCTATGGCGACCTGCCGCACCCGGAAGGCCCGGCGCCAGAGCTCTATCAGCCGCGCTACTACGATGCCGACTACCACGGTGAGCGGCTGCGGCTGATCGCGATGCGCCAACCGGTACACGCGGTAGCGGCCATGCCCTCGCGCGTGGTCTGGGTCATCGTCGGCGAAAGCGGCGAGCTGCGCCGCGCCTTTGCCCGCAGCATGCTGCTCGACGCGCTGTGGCGCCAGGGTCTGCTGATGGCACTGATGACCGCCATCGTGCTCGCCGCCCTGCGGCGTGGTCTGGCGCCGCTGTGGCTACTCACCCGGGAAGTGCGCGGGCGCGGCGAGGATGACCTCGCGCCCTTCCCCACCCAGCAGCGCCCGGAAGAACTCATGCCGCTGGTGGCGGCGCTCAACCAGTACCTGGAACGGCTGCGGCGCATGTTGAAGGCGCGGCAGCGCTTCTTCACCGATGCCGCCCACCAGTTGAAGACCCCCTTGGCGGTACTGACCGCCCAGGCCGAGCTCGCCGAACGCGAACCGGACAGCCGCAGCATGCGCGGCCGCCTCGGCACCATGCGCCGCTCGCTGGAGGATGCATCGCACGGCGTCGGCCAGCTGCTGAAACTGGCCAGGCTGGAACAGGATGCCACTGGCCCGCTGCCGCTGACGGTGCTCGACCTCTCGGCCGCGCTACGGCAATGCGCGCTCGACTGGGTGGCCCTGGCACGGCGCCAGGGCGTCGACCTGGGCCTTGGCGACTGCGCCAGCCTGCTGGTGCGCAGCCATCCTTCACTGCTGCAGGACATGGTCGGCAACCTGATCGACAACGCCATCCGCTACGCCGGTCCTGGCAGCGCCATCACGCTGAGCGTCGAGCGTGACGCGGAATGCGCCGTGATCGTGGTGGTGGACAACGGGCCAGGCATCCCGCCTGCCGAACGGGAGCTGGTGTTTTCACGCTTTCACCGCGGCTCCACCGCGCAGGGTGACGGCAGCGGCCTGGGCCTTGCCATCGTCGCGGAGGTCGCCGCCCGCCATCAGGCACAGGTACAACTCGACGACTCTCCCGGCGGCGGCCTCACCGTGCGTATCGCCCTGCCGCTGGCGGCGCCGTGGCCCGTGCTAACCTAG
- the crcB gene encoding fluoride efflux transporter CrcB encodes MNPTAFLLIGLGAALGAWARWGLSVMLNPLFPALPMGTLAANWVGGYLMGIALGVFSLWQTLPDEFKLLVTTGFLGGLTTFSTFSAEITTLMLRQQPLWALGGIMAHVAGSLTLTWLGLRTVDWLKG; translated from the coding sequence ATGAACCCAACTGCTTTCCTGCTGATCGGCCTGGGTGCCGCCCTGGGTGCCTGGGCGCGCTGGGGGCTCTCCGTGATGCTCAACCCACTGTTTCCCGCACTACCCATGGGCACGCTCGCTGCCAACTGGGTGGGCGGTTACCTGATGGGCATCGCGCTGGGCGTCTTCAGCCTGTGGCAAACGCTACCCGATGAATTCAAGCTGCTGGTCACCACCGGTTTCCTCGGCGGGTTGACCACCTTCTCTACCTTCTCGGCCGAAATCACCACGCTGATGCTGCGCCAGCAGCCGCTATGGGCGCTGGGCGGCATCATGGCCCACGTGGCAGGCTCGCTCACGCTGACCTGGCTGGGATTGCGCACCGTGGACTGGCTCAAGGGCTGA
- a CDS encoding MlaE family ABC transporter permease, producing the protein MPLPTVLTSLLELRRPPVRRVLLKQIYFTGNEAAFIVLLIGFALGGIVVSQLHDQYGQSREAAQRLLAMLSFREITPLMVGLVLIARSSSAVASELASMRVHGELRSLMRFGIDPVAYLILPRVLGMTIASALLGFLLATSVQIGGAVFASGADVSYELLQVDRVLTPGMVLTCLGKSALFGMAASLVACVVGLRAKPYVTEIPKASSRAVVRGLIAVFLIDLVWSLVG; encoded by the coding sequence ATGCCGCTTCCCACCGTCCTGACTTCGCTGCTCGAGTTGCGCCGCCCGCCGGTGCGCCGGGTGCTGCTGAAACAGATCTATTTCACTGGCAACGAAGCCGCCTTCATCGTGCTGCTGATCGGTTTTGCGCTCGGCGGCATCGTGGTGAGCCAGTTGCACGACCAGTACGGCCAGAGCCGTGAGGCGGCACAGCGCCTGCTCGCCATGTTGAGCTTTCGCGAGATCACGCCGCTGATGGTGGGACTGGTGCTGATCGCGCGTTCGTCGTCGGCGGTGGCGAGCGAGCTGGCCAGCATGCGCGTCCATGGCGAGCTCCGCAGCTTGATGCGCTTCGGCATCGACCCTGTTGCCTATCTGATCCTGCCGCGCGTGCTGGGTATGACCATCGCTTCGGCACTGCTGGGCTTCCTGCTGGCGACCTCGGTGCAGATCGGCGGCGCGGTGTTCGCATCCGGAGCCGATGTCAGCTACGAACTATTGCAGGTTGATCGGGTGCTGACCCCTGGCATGGTGCTCACTTGCCTTGGCAAATCCGCGTTGTTCGGCATGGCGGCCTCGTTGGTCGCCTGCGTGGTCGGGCTGCGCGCCAAACCGTATGTGACCGAGATCCCCAAAGCCTCCTCCCGCGCCGTGGTGCGCGGCCTGATCGCGGTATTCCTGATCGACCTCGTCTGGTCACTGGTGGGGTGA
- a CDS encoding ABC transporter substrate-binding protein, whose protein sequence is MPLLFPCSRHPLLAALSIPLLLLLTTIALLALPSPEKALYHQAREEGRLLIYSVTDAQRVAPLIARFTARYPGIDVIYREMGSLAMHRRFLDDLTHRHAGADLLWSSAMDLQIKLVNDGHTQPYRSRERAALPEWANYRDQAWATTFEPVVIAYHRKRLPEAQVPHSHLALARLLQAQPARWRGRIATYDIERSAVGFSFLAQDERIGGEAIWQLVRRLGAADVRLSTTTEAMVDALASGEVDLVYNAIGSYVLAHAQRNPDIGFVFPRDYTLVMSRIAVIPRTAPHPNAARLWLDFLLSREGQQLLSAQQLLSIRYDSDDALGASGLAKVLGDSLKPIQPGLGLLAFQDQRNRAALLERWRREIGHR, encoded by the coding sequence ATGCCCTTGCTTTTCCCCTGTTCACGCCACCCGTTGCTGGCAGCGCTGAGCATTCCCTTGTTGTTGCTGCTGACCACGATCGCGTTGCTGGCGCTGCCCTCACCCGAAAAAGCGCTGTATCACCAAGCGCGCGAGGAAGGCCGCCTGCTGATCTATTCGGTGACCGACGCGCAGCGCGTGGCCCCACTGATCGCCCGCTTCACGGCCCGCTACCCCGGCATCGACGTCATCTATCGCGAGATGGGCAGCCTCGCCATGCACCGCCGCTTCCTCGACGACCTGACGCATCGCCACGCCGGCGCCGACCTGCTGTGGAGTTCGGCGATGGATCTGCAGATCAAGCTGGTGAACGATGGCCATACCCAGCCTTATCGCAGCCGCGAGCGCGCGGCATTGCCGGAATGGGCGAACTACCGCGACCAGGCCTGGGCCACCACCTTCGAGCCGGTGGTGATCGCCTACCATCGAAAGCGCCTGCCGGAGGCCCAGGTGCCGCACAGCCATCTCGCGCTGGCGCGGCTGCTGCAGGCGCAGCCGGCACGCTGGCGCGGTCGCATTGCCACCTATGACATCGAGCGCTCAGCGGTCGGTTTCAGCTTCCTGGCACAGGACGAGCGCATCGGCGGCGAGGCGATCTGGCAACTGGTGCGCCGGCTGGGCGCAGCCGATGTACGCCTGAGTACCACCACCGAGGCAATGGTCGATGCGCTGGCCAGCGGCGAGGTCGACCTCGTCTACAACGCGATCGGTTCGTACGTGCTGGCGCACGCGCAACGCAATCCGGACATCGGCTTCGTATTCCCGCGTGACTACACGCTGGTGATGAGCCGCATCGCAGTGATCCCACGTACCGCGCCGCATCCGAACGCGGCCCGGTTGTGGCTGGATTTCCTGCTGTCGCGCGAGGGCCAGCAGTTGCTCAGCGCCCAGCAGCTGTTGTCGATCCGGTACGACAGCGACGACGCACTCGGCGCGAGCGGCCTTGCCAAGGTACTGGGCGACAGCCTCAAGCCGATCCAGCCGGGGCTGGGCTTGCTGGCTTTCCAGGACCAGCGCAACCGGGCGGCATTGCTGGAGCGCTGGCGACGCGAAATCGGCCATCGCTGA
- the trxB gene encoding thioredoxin-disulfide reductase gives MATKHARLLILGSGPAGYTAAVYAARANLKPVMVTGLAQGGQLMTTTDVDNWPADADGVQGPELMARFQKHAERFGTEMIFDHIHTVDLKSTPKKLIGDAGEYTCDALIIATGASAQYLGLPSEEAFAGKGVSACATCDGFFYRGQKVAVIGGGNTAVEEALYLANIADHVTLVHRRDTFRAEKILVDHLMEKVESGKITLALNETLDEVLGDASGVTGARLKSSQDGATRELQLAGVFIAIGHKPNTDIFKGQVEMDQTGYIITKGGREGGATGTNIPGVFAAGDVQDHIYRQAVTSAASGCQAALDADKYLESLR, from the coding sequence ATGGCCACCAAACACGCCCGCTTGTTGATTCTCGGTTCCGGCCCGGCCGGCTACACCGCCGCCGTCTATGCCGCTCGTGCCAACCTCAAGCCGGTGATGGTCACCGGCTTGGCCCAGGGCGGCCAGCTGATGACCACCACCGATGTCGACAACTGGCCGGCCGACGCCGACGGCGTGCAAGGCCCGGAACTGATGGCACGCTTCCAGAAGCATGCCGAGCGTTTCGGCACCGAGATGATCTTCGACCACATCCACACGGTGGACCTGAAGTCGACACCGAAGAAGCTGATCGGTGATGCCGGCGAATACACCTGCGATGCGCTGATCATCGCCACCGGCGCTTCAGCCCAGTACCTGGGCCTGCCGTCCGAGGAGGCATTCGCCGGCAAGGGTGTATCCGCCTGCGCCACTTGCGACGGCTTTTTCTACCGTGGTCAGAAGGTCGCCGTGATCGGCGGCGGCAATACCGCCGTGGAAGAGGCGCTGTACCTCGCCAACATCGCCGACCATGTCACCCTGGTGCACCGTCGCGACACCTTCCGCGCCGAGAAGATCCTGGTCGACCACCTGATGGAAAAGGTCGAGTCCGGCAAGATCACGTTGGCGCTGAATGAAACGCTGGACGAGGTGCTGGGCGATGCCAGCGGCGTGACCGGCGCGCGCCTGAAGTCGAGCCAGGACGGCGCAACGCGCGAACTGCAGCTTGCCGGCGTGTTCATCGCCATCGGCCACAAGCCCAACACCGACATCTTCAAGGGCCAGGTCGAGATGGATCAGACCGGTTACATCATCACCAAGGGCGGCCGCGAAGGCGGTGCCACCGGCACCAATATCCCCGGCGTGTTCGCCGCCGGCGACGTGCAGGATCATATCTATCGCCAGGCTGTGACCTCGGCCGCCTCGGGCTGCCAGGCCGCGCTCGATGCCGACAAGTACCTGGAATCGCTGCGCTAA